The following are encoded together in the Vigna unguiculata cultivar IT97K-499-35 chromosome 2, ASM411807v1, whole genome shotgun sequence genome:
- the LOC114174171 gene encoding acyl-CoA-binding domain-containing protein 3-like isoform X2, whose amino-acid sequence MEFLLWDIAFVIIVLSLLLPSVFLKLLSVTPNFEAREKVGVIGCDHDHEHGVKSDSKSGETDEVVQIVGKIDEFGDKSILGKIGVPEIVDVDRGSPNIRNSKTIDEESSVFNETELLNLAEDHVVDESNEGVMKINEVEVELVEYDSCRVLKTEEFEILPFEKNYNEIDESGRNEDIGDWEKIERTDLEKSFGAAVVFVGSRINDNSLSNEVKIKLHGYYRIATQSSCHEPQPLTLKFSSIRAKWTACQKIRIMSSEQAMEQYISLLSESIPCWIAEKPYDIAEPASQEIHASAKNYPYEL is encoded by the exons ATGGAGTTTCTTCTATGGGATATTGCCTTTGTCATAATAGTTCTTTCTCTACTACTTCCATCGGTTTTCCTTAAACTTCTCTCCGTTACCCCAAACTTCGAAGCTCGGGAGAAAGTGGGTGTTATTGGGTGTGATCATGATCATGAGCATGGAGTTAAATCTGATTCTAAGAGCGGGGAAACGGATGAAGTTGTTCAGATTGTGGGGAAAATTGATGAATTCGGAGACAAGTCGATACTGGGAAAAATAGGAGTCCCAGAAATTGTGGATGTGGATCGTGGATCGCCCAATATACGCAATTCAAAGACGATCGATGAGGAGAGTAGTGTTTTCAATGAAACTGAACTTTTGAATTTGGCTGAGGATCATGTTGTGGATGAGAGTAATGAAGGGGTTATGAAAATTAACGAAGTTGAGGTGGAACTGGTGGAGTATGATTCTTGTAGAGTGCTCAAAACTGAAGAGTTTGAGATCTTGCCGTTCGAAAAAAACTATAATGAGATTGATGAATCGGGTAGAAACGAGGATATCGGTGATtgggagaaaatagaaagaactGATTTGGAGAAGAGTTTTGGTGCAGCGGTTGTATTTGTCGGATCCAGGATCAACGATAATAGTCTTAGTAATGAAGTGAAGATAAAACTTCATGGTTATTACCGAATTGCTACACAGAGTTCTTGCCACGAACCTCAACCATTGACACTGAAGTTCTCTTCTATTCGAGCAAAATG GACTGCATGCCAAAAAATTAGGATTATGAGTTCAGAGCAGGCAATGGAGCAATATATTAGCCTTTTATCAGAAAGCATTCCATGTTGGATTGCAGAAAAACCTTAT GATATTGCTGAGCCGGCTTCACAAGAGATCCATGCATCTGCAAAAAACTACCCTTATGAATTATGA
- the LOC114174171 gene encoding acyl-CoA-binding domain-containing protein 3-like isoform X1 yields MEFLLWDIAFVIIVLSLLLPSVFLKLLSVTPNFEAREKVGVIGCDHDHEHGVKSDSKSGETDEVVQIVGKIDEFGDKSILGKIGVPEIVDVDRGSPNIRNSKTIDEESSVFNETELLNLAEDHVVDESNEGVMKINEVEVELVEYDSCRVLKTEEFEILPFEKNYNEIDESGRNEDIGDWEKIERTDLEKSFGAAVVFVGSRINDNSLSNEVKIKLHGYYRIATQSSCHEPQPLTLKFSSIRAKWIMSSEQAMEQYISLLSESIPCWIAEKPYDIAEPASQEIHASAKNYPYEL; encoded by the exons ATGGAGTTTCTTCTATGGGATATTGCCTTTGTCATAATAGTTCTTTCTCTACTACTTCCATCGGTTTTCCTTAAACTTCTCTCCGTTACCCCAAACTTCGAAGCTCGGGAGAAAGTGGGTGTTATTGGGTGTGATCATGATCATGAGCATGGAGTTAAATCTGATTCTAAGAGCGGGGAAACGGATGAAGTTGTTCAGATTGTGGGGAAAATTGATGAATTCGGAGACAAGTCGATACTGGGAAAAATAGGAGTCCCAGAAATTGTGGATGTGGATCGTGGATCGCCCAATATACGCAATTCAAAGACGATCGATGAGGAGAGTAGTGTTTTCAATGAAACTGAACTTTTGAATTTGGCTGAGGATCATGTTGTGGATGAGAGTAATGAAGGGGTTATGAAAATTAACGAAGTTGAGGTGGAACTGGTGGAGTATGATTCTTGTAGAGTGCTCAAAACTGAAGAGTTTGAGATCTTGCCGTTCGAAAAAAACTATAATGAGATTGATGAATCGGGTAGAAACGAGGATATCGGTGATtgggagaaaatagaaagaactGATTTGGAGAAGAGTTTTGGTGCAGCGGTTGTATTTGTCGGATCCAGGATCAACGATAATAGTCTTAGTAATGAAGTGAAGATAAAACTTCATGGTTATTACCGAATTGCTACACAGAGTTCTTGCCACGAACCTCAACCATTGACACTGAAGTTCTCTTCTATTCGAGCAAAATG GATTATGAGTTCAGAGCAGGCAATGGAGCAATATATTAGCCTTTTATCAGAAAGCATTCCATGTTGGATTGCAGAAAAACCTTAT GATATTGCTGAGCCGGCTTCACAAGAGATCCATGCATCTGCAAAAAACTACCCTTATGAATTATGA
- the LOC114173349 gene encoding uncharacterized protein At2g23090, with product MGGGNGQKSKMAREKNLEKQRAAGKGSQLDSNKKAMTIQCKVCMQTFMCTTSEVKCREHAEAKHPKSDVYACFPHLKK from the exons ATGGGGGGAGGCAATGGCCAGAAGTCCAAGATGGCTCGTGAAAAGAATCTCGAGAAGCAGAGGGCCGCTGGAAAGG GAAGCCAACTGGATTCAAACAAGAAAGCAATGACCATTCAG TGCAAGGTGTGCATGCAAACATTTATGTGCACCACTTCGGAAGTGAAGTGTAGGGAGCACGCTGAAGCCAAACACCCTAAATCTGATGTTTATGCCTGTTTTCCTCATTTGAAAAAGTGA
- the LOC114173347 gene encoding casein kinase II subunit alpha-2-like — MSKARVYTDVNVLRPKEYWDYESLTLQWGDQDDYEVVRKVGRGKYSEVFEGINVNSNERCIIKILKPVKKKKIKREIKILQNICGGPNIVKLLDIVRDQHSKTPSLIFEYVNSTDFKVLYPTLTDYDIRYYIYELLKALDYCHSQGIMHRDVKPHNVMIDHELRKLRLIDWGLAEFYHPGKEYNVRVASRYFKGPELLVDLQDYDYSLDMWSLGCMFAGMIFRKEPFFYGHDNHDQLVKIAKVLGTDELNAYLNKYHLELDPQLDALVGRHSRKPWSKFINADNQHLVSPEAIDFLDKLLRYDHQDRLTAKEAMAHPYFSQVRAAESSRMRTQ; from the exons ATGTCCAAGGCGCGCGTCTACACCGATGTCAATGTTCTTCGTCCCAAAGAGTATTGGGATTACGAGTCCCTCACCCTTCAGTGGGG tgATCAAGATGATTATGAAGTTGTGCGAAAAGTGGGCAGAGGGAAATATAGTGAGGTTTTTGAAGGCATTAATGTTAATAGCAATGAGCGctgtataatcaagattctgaaacctgtgaagaaaaaaaag AttaaaagagagataaaaatacTTCAGAATATTTGTGGAGGACCAAATATTGTCAAGCTTCTTGATATTGTCAGAGATCAGCATTCCAAAACTCCTAGTTTGATATTTGAGTATGTCAACAGCACGGATTTTAAAGTTCTGTATCCAACCTTGACTGATTATGACATACGCTATTACATATATGAGCTCCTTAAG GCCCTGGATTACTGCCACTCTCAAGGCATTATGCACAGGGATGTCAAGCCTCATAATGTGATGATTGATCATGAGTTACGAAAACTTCGTTTGATTGATTGGGGTCTTGCTGAATTTTATCATCCTGGAAAGGAATATAACGTTCGTGTAGCTTCAAG ATACTTCAAGGGTCCTGAACTTCTAGTTGATCTGCAAGACTATGACTACTCATTAGACATGTGGAGCCTTGGCTGCATGTTCGCTGGAATG ATATTTCGCAAAGAACCTTTCTTTTATGGCCATGACAACCATGATCAGCTTGTAAAAATAGCTAAG GTGCTTGGGACTGATGAACTGAATGCGTATCTTAATAAGTATCATCTGGAACTTGATCCTCAACTTGATGCGCTTGTTGGAAG ACACAGTCGAAAGCCCTGGTCTAAATTTATCAATGCAGATAATCAGCATCTTGTGTCTCCTGAG GCAATTGATTTTCTTGATAAACTTCTTCGATATGATCACCAGGACAGGCTAACAGCTAAGGAAGCGATG GCACATCCATATTTCTCTCAGGTAAGGGCAGCAGAAAGTAGCAGAATGAGGACACAGTAA
- the LOC114173346 gene encoding ribonuclease III domain-containing protein RNC1, chloroplastic isoform X1: protein MELSSSFLLSPKPCNYSFSSSLSPFPIHLFIRNSKSRTPSFRILAVAVEPQQGSPESSPHRLLKELAARKKATSTKKGPPRRFILRPPIDDNKLAERFLNSPQLSLKSFPLLSSCLPSSRLNNADKLWIDEYLLEAKQALGYSLEPSESLGDDNPAKQFDTLLYLAFQHPSCERTKARHVRSGHSRLSFLGQYVLELALAEFFLQRYPRESPGPMRERVFGLIGKRNLDQWIKAASLQNLIFTYDDMDKIRKRERDGPVKSVFWALFGAIYLCFGMPEVYRVLFEVFGMDPDAEDCQPKLRRQLEDVDYVSAEFEGKLSWQDIVSYKPPADALFEHPRLFRACVPPGMHRFRGNIWDYDTRPHVMKILGYPLEVTDRIPEITEARNIELGLGLQLCYMHPSKYKFEHPRFCYERLEYIGQKIQDLVMAERLLTKHLDAPGLWLQQRHRGLLMNKYCGRYLRAKLLHRYIIFDEKIQDTYENNRRKRNPATTAVQQALHGLSYLVYGKRDVRRLMFEFFDFEQIQPKEVD from the exons ATGGaactctcttcttcttttttactcTCTCCAAAACCATGCAATTACTCTTTCTCCTCCTCCCTCTCTCCGTTCCCGATTCACCTTTTCATCAgaaactccaaatcccgaaccCCCTCTTTCCGAATTCTCGCGGTGGCCGTAGAGCCACAACAGGGCTCCCCCGAGAGCAGTCCCCATCGACTTCTCAAGGAGCTCGCGGCACGAAAAAAAGCAACTTCCACAAAGAAGGGACCCCCAAGAAGGTTCATTCTAAGGCCCCCAATAGACGATAACAAATTAGCTGAAAGGTTTCTCAACAGCCCGCAACTCTCTCTCAAATCGTTCCCTTTGCTGAGTTCGTGCTTACCCTCGTCGCGGCTCAACAATGCGGATAAGTTGTGGATCGACGAGTATTTGCTCGAAGCGAAGCAGGCTCTGGGGTACTCTCTCGAGCCCTCGGAATCGCTCGGGGACGATAACCCCGCGAAGCAGTTCGACACGTTGCTGTACTTGGCGTTTCAGCACCCTTCATGTGAGAGAACGAAGGCGCGGCACGTGCGGTCGGGGCATTCTAGGTTGTCTTTTCTGGGACAGTACGTGCTTGAGTTGGCGCTGGCTGAGTTTTTCTTGCAGAGGTATCCGAGGGAGTCGCCGGGTCCAATGAGGGAGAGAGTGTTTGGGTTGATAGGGAAGAGAAACTTGGATCAGTGGATTAAAGCCGCTAGCTTGCAGAATTTGATATTTACGTATGATGACATGGATAAGATAAGGAAGAGGGAAAGGGACGGTCCTGTGAA GTCAGTATTTTGGGCTTTATTTGGGGCTATCTATCTTTGTTTTGGTATGCCAGAAGTGTATCGTGTTCTTTTTGAAGTCTTTGGAATGGATCCAGATGCTGAGGACTGCCAGCCCAAATTGCGGAGACAACTTGAAGATGTGGATTATGTATCTGCTGAGTTTGAAGGCAAACTAAGCTGGCAAGACATCGTTTCATATAAG CCTCCTGCAGATGCTCTGTTTGAACATCCAAGGCTATTTAGAGCTTGTGTTCCCCCAGGAATGCACCGTTTTAGGGGCAATATATGGGATTATGATACCAGACCCCATGTTATGAAAATACTTGGATATCCATTAGAAGTAACAGACAGAATCCCAGAAATTACTGAAGCCAGGAACATAGAGCTTGGACTTGGATTGCAG CTTTGCTACATGCATCCATCGAAGTACAAGTTTGAGCATCCTCGATTTTGCTACGAGAGATTAGAATACATTGGCCAAAAGATACAG GATTTGGTGATGGCTGAGAGATTATTGACGAAGCATTTAGATGCTCCGGGGTTGTGGCTGCAACAGAGGCACCGTGGGCTTCTTATGAACAAGTATTGTGGAAGATATTTGAGGGCCAAACTTCTCCACCGGTATATTATATTCGATGAAAAGATTCAAGACACTTATGAGAATAACCGGAGAAAAAGAAACCCAGCCACAACTGCTGTTCAACAAGCTCTTCATGGGCTTTCATATCTTGTTTATGGGAAACGTGACGTGAGACGTCTCATGTTTGAGTTTTTTGACTTTGAGCAGATTCAGCCTAAAGAAGTAGACTAA
- the LOC114173346 gene encoding ribonuclease III domain-containing protein RNC1, chloroplastic isoform X2, translating to MHRFRGNIWDYDTRPHVMKILGYPLEVTDRIPEITEARNIELGLGLQLCYMHPSKYKFEHPRFCYERLEYIGQKIQDLVMAERLLTKHLDAPGLWLQQRHRGLLMNKYCGRYLRAKLLHRYIIFDEKIQDTYENNRRKRNPATTAVQQALHGLSYLVYGKRDVRRLMFEFFDFEQIQPKEVD from the exons ATGCACCGTTTTAGGGGCAATATATGGGATTATGATACCAGACCCCATGTTATGAAAATACTTGGATATCCATTAGAAGTAACAGACAGAATCCCAGAAATTACTGAAGCCAGGAACATAGAGCTTGGACTTGGATTGCAG CTTTGCTACATGCATCCATCGAAGTACAAGTTTGAGCATCCTCGATTTTGCTACGAGAGATTAGAATACATTGGCCAAAAGATACAG GATTTGGTGATGGCTGAGAGATTATTGACGAAGCATTTAGATGCTCCGGGGTTGTGGCTGCAACAGAGGCACCGTGGGCTTCTTATGAACAAGTATTGTGGAAGATATTTGAGGGCCAAACTTCTCCACCGGTATATTATATTCGATGAAAAGATTCAAGACACTTATGAGAATAACCGGAGAAAAAGAAACCCAGCCACAACTGCTGTTCAACAAGCTCTTCATGGGCTTTCATATCTTGTTTATGGGAAACGTGACGTGAGACGTCTCATGTTTGAGTTTTTTGACTTTGAGCAGATTCAGCCTAAAGAAGTAGACTAA
- the LOC114173348 gene encoding trafficking protein particle complex subunit 4-like codes for MAAIYSLYIINKSGGLIYYKDYGSAGRMDTNDSLRVASLWHSMHAISQQLSPVLGCLGIELLQADTFDLHCFQSLTGTKFFVVCEPGAQHMENLLKFVYELYTDYVLKNPFYEMEMPIRCELFDINLTQAVQKDRVAFLGR; via the exons ATGGCAGCAATTTACAGTCTTTACATCATCAATAAGTCTGGTGGACTGATCTATTACAAG GATTATGGGTCTGCTGGACGAATGGATACCAATGACAGCTTGCGAGTGGCAAGTTTATGGCACTCAATGCATGCTATCTCTCAGCAGTTATCACCTGTATTAGGCTGTTTAGGAATTGAACTTCTCCAAGCAGATACGTTTGATCTTCATTGCTTTCAGTCGCTGACAG GGACTAAGTTTTTTGTGGTGTGTGAGCCTGGAGCTCAACACATGGAAAATTTACTGAAATTTGTCTATGAATTGTACACGGACTACGTTTTGAAGAATCCGTTCTATGAGATGGAGATGCCTATACGTTGTGAGCTCTTTGATATCAACCTAACACAGGCAGTTCAAAAGGATCGTGTTGCATTTTTGGGCCGATAA
- the LOC114174627 gene encoding agamous-like MADS-box protein AGL80 — translation MARKKLDLTYIINDSKRKTTLKKRKHGLIKKMNEITTLCGIEACAIIYSPNDPQPEVWPSEPEVQRVLSKFMEMSEQKQCRKMLNQESLLKQIIIKGQQQLTKQRNENRKKEMTHLMFQYLRVGRVFNNPSLIDLNDLSWLIDQNLNEIKKKITMIQIQEGAPVTKNGEEHGYMHHVQGLENNIDTIQNQH, via the exons ATGGCTAGAAAGAAGTTGGATTTGACATACATCATCAATGACTCAAAGAGGAAGACAAccttaaagaaaagaaaacatg GTTTGATCaagaaaatgaatgaaattacCACCCTTTGTGGGATTGAAGCATGTGCTATAATCTATTCTCCAAATGATCCTCAACCAGAGGTTTGGCCATCTGAGCCAGAAGTTCAAAGGGTGCTTTCCAAGTTCATGGAAATGTCTGAGCAGAAACAATGTAGAAAGATGTTGAATCAAGAGAGCTTGTTGAAACAAATAATCATCAAAGGCCAACAACAGTTAACAAAACAAAGGAATGAGAATAGGAAGAAAGAAATGACTCATCTTATGTTTCAATATTTGAGGGTTGGGAGGGTTTTTAACAATCCTAGTTTGATAGATTTGAATGATCTCTCATGGTTGATTGATCAAAActtgaatgaaataaaaaagaagataacTATGATCCAAATCCAAGAAGGTGCACCAGTGactaaaaatggagaagaacaTGGATACATGCATCATGTTCAAGGGCTAGAGAACAATATAGACACCATTCAGAACCAACATTGA